A window from Nitrospira sp. ND1 encodes these proteins:
- a CDS encoding alginate export family protein, which translates to MLRSTLTRTVLLVCVILLESTGATLVLPPVWAESERAGYGPASPGLSSSPVRPRFEPDDAVSSPLGSSFDLQHVWMRADLRVRPEWRNGVCFGGGPPIAGACNSLDQFGSGTGAHSGRHAGDFFIQQWARIGLGYDPSPNVNFYVELQDSATWGGNGDPTGRNQVSDASTHNCGIQLAGQCRLGIRAGYMLVRNIAGIDGFSAKIGRQYVVFGNQRLFGHFDWANTGYSHDGIMLSYATAAFDTKLGWFRNSETDLGQASPGGSLTPNLLTCNPEANSSATCNPALAQHATDAGSDVDLVVFYSQLRSIPRMIVEPYYVLYSNRLPERANPGQYLPKSASQLRHMVGLRIEFRDGNWDFTHEAAYQFGRSADGFDFDNRRNLRINAWASGTWLGYTWYTHRWKPRVAIGFDYASGDGDSNCVPPGGNLARSCGGNANTFENFFPTNFLHVGYMLNGAWRNSVQPQVNVQARPTARDHIELWALRKYLASARDNWYRGSQGPLIFSASDNRTTHIGDELDIAWSHMFADGTVSLSIIYGHFFSGSYIKHQLGTAADQDWGIVQLWTNF; encoded by the coding sequence ATGTTACGATCTACGCTCACGAGAACCGTCCTGCTGGTGTGTGTCATCCTGCTTGAGAGCACAGGCGCAACCCTTGTCTTGCCTCCGGTGTGGGCAGAAAGCGAACGCGCCGGATATGGGCCTGCCTCACCAGGCTTGTCATCGTCACCCGTGCGCCCTCGGTTTGAACCGGATGACGCGGTATCCTCGCCCCTCGGGTCGTCCTTCGATCTCCAGCATGTCTGGATGCGCGCGGATCTCCGGGTGAGACCTGAATGGCGCAACGGCGTCTGCTTTGGAGGCGGCCCCCCGATCGCCGGCGCCTGCAACAGTCTCGATCAATTCGGGTCCGGCACAGGAGCTCATAGCGGTCGTCATGCCGGCGATTTCTTCATCCAGCAGTGGGCACGCATTGGCCTGGGCTATGATCCTTCCCCCAATGTAAATTTTTATGTCGAGCTACAAGACTCCGCCACATGGGGGGGGAATGGCGACCCCACCGGAAGGAATCAAGTGAGTGACGCGAGCACTCATAATTGTGGGATCCAGCTAGCGGGACAATGCCGCTTAGGCATTCGCGCCGGCTATATGCTGGTCAGGAACATCGCCGGTATCGATGGATTCAGCGCCAAGATCGGCCGGCAGTATGTCGTCTTCGGCAACCAACGACTCTTCGGCCATTTCGACTGGGCCAATACCGGCTATTCGCACGACGGCATCATGCTGAGTTATGCGACCGCCGCCTTCGATACGAAACTGGGCTGGTTTCGAAATTCCGAAACGGACTTGGGGCAGGCGAGCCCGGGTGGAAGCCTTACACCAAACCTGTTGACATGCAACCCGGAGGCAAACTCCTCGGCCACCTGCAATCCGGCCCTTGCGCAACATGCGACCGACGCGGGCAGCGACGTGGATCTGGTGGTGTTCTACAGTCAACTCCGCAGCATCCCCCGCATGATCGTAGAGCCCTACTATGTCCTGTACTCGAACCGTCTTCCGGAGCGGGCCAATCCCGGCCAATACTTACCCAAATCGGCCTCTCAGTTACGGCACATGGTCGGCCTCCGCATTGAGTTCCGGGACGGCAATTGGGATTTCACCCATGAAGCGGCCTATCAATTCGGCCGTAGCGCCGATGGATTCGATTTCGACAACCGGCGCAATCTGCGTATCAATGCCTGGGCTTCCGGGACGTGGCTCGGCTACACATGGTACACCCATCGTTGGAAGCCCCGGGTCGCCATCGGATTCGACTACGCCTCCGGAGACGGCGACAGCAACTGTGTCCCCCCCGGCGGAAACCTGGCACGCAGTTGCGGCGGCAATGCCAACACATTCGAGAATTTTTTCCCGACCAATTTTCTGCACGTCGGCTACATGCTCAACGGCGCCTGGCGCAATAGCGTCCAGCCGCAGGTGAATGTCCAGGCTCGACCGACCGCTCGAGACCATATCGAACTCTGGGCGCTGCGCAAGTACTTGGCAAGCGCCCGAGACAATTGGTACCGTGGATCACAAGGGCCGTTGATTTTCTCCGCGTCTGACAACCGGACGACTCACATCGGCGATGAACTCGACATCGCATGGAGCCATATGTTTGCGGACGGTACGGTCTCACTGTCAATCATCTACGGCCACTTCTTTTCGGGCTCCTATATCAAGCACCAGCTCGGTACCGCCGCGGACCAGGACTGGGGCATTGTGCAACTCTGGACGAATTTTTAG
- a CDS encoding M48 family metallopeptidase — protein MANVMTKLPPSSLTQSGPIRAMRALYYLALCHLARGQAELAIAPLTALHTLRPSDPEATYQLGVAHFATKHYDKAAPLLEDVFRLEPDRENLGFYVGFLRYRQKNYNGAEAALSVSRSADQDIRQLTMFYRGLVLGILGLSDQAQAELASAQRMQPTSPITGASVRIQEALTATTRVTDPQRLRMQLAVGGYYDDNVAVNPRKSSDQVAELLRSRNTQSPGFVTSSRGDYAWYRKGPIESTVTYSYYQTVNTDSGAGSFNIQDHLGGLSGVYRGTVGTMPYEIGGQYSYDYMLLGLKGFLSRHTVTLPATFVPPAITLPALGRMDNLTTLLYRFQRKSFFTEPGNSDIRFAPESRDAFNNMIGVLHAFRFRQDTIIVRVGYQHDTEAASGSSFAYSGNRAQLGGQTTLPWYDLSFRVDYEVHWRAYNHAQVIFLDDAGQLSRRRDTEQDIFVQIARPLFRSVTVALQYQGVLNGSNIPVYAYDKNVFTTLLTWTY, from the coding sequence ATGGCAAACGTTATGACGAAGCTGCCGCCCTCTTCTCTAACGCAGTCAGGACCGATCCGCGCAATGCGCGCGCTCTACTACTTGGCGCTCTGTCATCTGGCGCGGGGGCAGGCGGAGCTAGCAATCGCGCCTCTCACTGCTCTGCACACCCTTCGCCCATCCGACCCAGAAGCCACCTACCAATTGGGCGTCGCCCATTTCGCCACGAAACACTATGACAAGGCCGCGCCCCTTTTGGAGGACGTGTTTCGATTGGAGCCGGATCGCGAGAACCTCGGATTTTATGTGGGATTTTTACGCTATCGGCAGAAGAACTATAACGGCGCGGAGGCGGCATTGAGCGTCAGCCGCTCCGCAGATCAAGACATCCGGCAATTGACCATGTTCTATCGAGGCCTCGTGCTGGGGATACTCGGACTCTCAGATCAGGCGCAGGCCGAATTGGCGTCGGCGCAGCGGATGCAACCCACTTCTCCGATCACCGGCGCATCTGTACGCATTCAAGAAGCCCTCACGGCAACAACACGAGTCACGGACCCTCAACGGCTTCGCATGCAATTGGCGGTCGGAGGCTATTATGACGACAATGTCGCCGTCAATCCACGGAAGAGCAGCGACCAGGTTGCAGAACTGCTTCGCTCCCGTAACACCCAATCACCCGGGTTTGTCACGTCGTCGCGGGGAGATTATGCCTGGTATCGCAAAGGACCGATCGAATCAACCGTCACCTATTCCTATTACCAAACCGTAAATACCGATAGCGGCGCGGGAAGCTTCAACATTCAAGATCACCTCGGAGGCTTGTCAGGCGTCTATCGCGGCACCGTCGGCACGATGCCCTACGAGATCGGTGGTCAGTACAGCTACGATTACATGCTCCTCGGCCTCAAGGGATTTCTCTCCCGCCACACCGTGACCCTCCCTGCGACTTTCGTTCCGCCCGCGATCACGCTTCCAGCCCTCGGCCGCATGGACAACTTGACGACCCTGCTCTATCGCTTTCAGCGCAAAAGCTTCTTCACGGAGCCTGGCAACAGCGACATCCGGTTCGCTCCTGAGTCGCGCGATGCCTTCAACAATATGATCGGCGTTCTCCATGCCTTCCGGTTTCGACAGGACACCATCATTGTCCGTGTCGGCTACCAGCACGATACCGAAGCTGCCAGCGGATCCAGCTTCGCGTATTCCGGCAATCGGGCCCAGCTGGGCGGACAAACCACTCTTCCCTGGTATGATCTCAGTTTTCGAGTCGACTATGAAGTGCACTGGCGTGCATACAACCATGCGCAAGTCATTTTTCTCGACGATGCCGGCCAGTTGTCCCGGCGCCGGGATACCGAGCAGGATATTTTCGTTCAAATCGCCAGGCCGCTGTTTCGTAGCGTGACGGTAGCACTTCAATATCAAGGCGTGCTCAACGGTTCGAATATCCCCGTCTATGCCTATGACAAGAACGTGTTCACCACCCTGCTGACCTGGACGTATTAA
- a CDS encoding DEAD/DEAH box helicase — MQTTAFTSFDSLGVSPTLLRNLTKAGFAEPTAIQAQAIPHALAGRDVLGCAQTGTGKTAAFVIPMLERLSGTPKGQPRALILAPTRELAIQIQATIDTLGRDLQLFATTVVGGADMQAQVRGLRQRPDIIVATPGRLLDHMWNGTISLLAMSILVLDEADRMLDMGFAQQINQILDAMPEERQTLLFSATMPNDLARLAQASVKDPVRVMVTKSATTADGVTQAVHHTTHDRKNGLLMSLLQSESDTVLVFARTKHRADRLGNLLDSAGHRVAVLHGGRTLPQRRAALEGFRRGTYRVLVATDIAARGIDVANIAHVINYDVPNCPEDYVHRIGRTARMRTTGRATTFVTSEDQEQLRAIERLLGQAVPRAEGSPASMSASPRSDGHAPRSEPERRRRRGGSSQVWSQSADGGPREANGGIKNGSDLGPKS; from the coding sequence GTGCAGACGACTGCGTTTACGAGTTTTGACTCCCTTGGTGTGTCTCCCACCCTGTTGCGAAATCTGACTAAGGCAGGTTTTGCTGAACCGACCGCCATCCAGGCTCAAGCCATTCCCCATGCGTTGGCCGGCCGGGATGTCTTGGGATGCGCGCAGACCGGAACGGGAAAGACTGCGGCCTTTGTGATTCCGATGTTGGAGCGTCTCAGCGGGACCCCGAAAGGGCAGCCTCGCGCGCTCATTTTAGCGCCGACACGCGAGTTGGCGATACAGATTCAAGCGACGATCGATACGTTGGGTCGCGATCTGCAATTGTTTGCCACGACGGTGGTGGGCGGAGCCGATATGCAGGCTCAGGTGAGAGGGCTGCGGCAGCGTCCCGACATTATCGTGGCGACTCCGGGGCGGTTGCTCGATCATATGTGGAACGGCACGATCAGCCTGCTTGCCATGTCCATTCTGGTCCTAGACGAGGCCGATCGGATGTTGGATATGGGATTTGCCCAGCAGATCAATCAGATTCTGGATGCCATGCCGGAAGAGCGGCAGACGTTGCTGTTTTCCGCGACGATGCCGAACGATCTCGCCAGATTGGCGCAGGCCAGCGTGAAAGACCCGGTGCGGGTTATGGTCACGAAATCGGCGACGACAGCGGACGGTGTGACTCAAGCCGTGCACCACACCACGCACGATCGTAAGAACGGGCTGTTGATGTCGTTGCTCCAGTCCGAGTCCGATACCGTGCTGGTGTTTGCCAGGACGAAACATCGTGCGGATCGATTGGGAAATCTGCTCGATTCGGCCGGTCACCGCGTCGCGGTGCTCCATGGCGGAAGGACCCTGCCGCAACGCCGCGCGGCGTTGGAAGGGTTCCGCCGAGGTACCTATCGAGTGTTGGTGGCCACGGATATTGCCGCACGTGGCATTGATGTGGCAAATATCGCCCACGTGATCAATTACGACGTGCCGAATTGTCCTGAAGACTACGTGCACCGGATCGGACGGACAGCCCGGATGAGGACGACCGGTCGCGCTACCACGTTTGTGACGTCCGAGGACCAGGAGCAATTGCGGGCGATCGAGCGTTTACTTGGGCAGGCGGTGCCGCGCGCCGAGGGGAGCCCGGCTTCGATGAGCGCCTCACCTCGATCGGACGGCCATGCGCCACGGAGCGAACCGGAGCGTCGACGCCGACGCGGCGGATCTTCTCAGGTGTGGAGTCAGAGCGCCGACGGAGGTCCCCGGGAGGCCAATGGGGGAATCAAGAACGGAAGTGATCTTGGGCCAAAGTCTTAA
- a CDS encoding DUF3574 domain-containing protein, translating into MLESLYFGTAKPGGIVSPEEWTAFVKDIVTPAFPEGLTSWQASGQWRKSTGAIEYETSRILQLTHEQNMAKEAAIQRIMITYQHTFQQDAVMRVRSPACLSFKG; encoded by the coding sequence GTGCTTGAGTCGCTGTATTTCGGGACGGCCAAGCCCGGGGGAATCGTCAGTCCTGAGGAATGGACGGCCTTCGTCAAGGACATTGTCACACCGGCATTTCCGGAAGGCCTCACCTCATGGCAGGCGTCCGGTCAGTGGCGAAAGAGCACCGGCGCGATCGAATACGAGACCTCACGCATTCTGCAGCTGACTCACGAACAGAATATGGCCAAAGAAGCCGCGATCCAACGCATCATGATCACGTACCAGCATACCTTTCAGCAAGATGCAGTCATGAGAGTTCGCTCTCCGGCCTGTCTCTCATTCAAAGGGTAA
- a CDS encoding sigma 54-interacting transcriptional regulator: protein MQRATLNFETLLEVTNALNSQRGIDSLWRVIADQIRKVIPWDRAGITLYESQTDSFRFYAVITNMATPALAHDSVIPRKGSAVGWVHDNRRLHIREDLQKEQVFLEDRYYVQEGLGRMINLPLLVREHCLGTLNIGSVQTGHLDQDDCKFLQQVATQIAYAIDHVLAYEQIQQLSDRLRRENEYLAEEVKASRNLRLVVGTSLSFRKVVDLLKAVAPTDTTVLLLGETGTGKEVLAQALHDLSLRSHTPFIRVNCAALPSGLIESELFGHERGAFTGAQLRRAGRFELAHTGTLFLDEIGEMPLETQAKLLRVLQDGMVDRIGGTQPVAVDVRLVAATNADLQAAVRQGTFRADLFYRLHIFPIALPPLRERREDIHLLAQHFLAQIGGKLKRAHLAFDPQSMARLLTYNWPGNVRELQNVIERAVILSGSSQVTVDEMLLPVVQAVHSPSSSQPVSLGDLERHHIIEVLERTKWRIYGEQGAAHLLGLNPETLRSRLRKLGLRRPAGISPEPTALP, encoded by the coding sequence ATGCAACGCGCCACACTGAATTTTGAAACGCTGCTGGAAGTAACCAACGCCCTGAACTCGCAACGGGGCATCGACAGTCTCTGGCGCGTCATCGCCGATCAAATTCGAAAAGTGATCCCTTGGGATAGGGCCGGGATTACGCTCTACGAATCACAGACCGATTCCTTTCGCTTTTATGCCGTCATCACCAACATGGCGACTCCGGCCCTGGCGCACGATAGCGTCATTCCACGCAAGGGCAGCGCAGTCGGTTGGGTCCATGATAACCGTCGCCTGCATATCAGAGAGGATCTCCAGAAAGAACAAGTCTTTCTGGAGGATCGGTATTACGTGCAGGAAGGTTTGGGACGAATGATTAATCTGCCCTTGCTCGTCCGGGAACATTGCCTCGGCACGTTGAACATCGGCAGCGTTCAGACCGGGCATCTCGATCAGGACGATTGTAAATTTCTCCAGCAAGTCGCCACCCAGATCGCATACGCGATCGACCACGTATTGGCGTACGAGCAGATCCAGCAGCTGAGTGACCGCTTGCGTCGAGAAAATGAGTATCTCGCAGAAGAGGTCAAAGCCAGCCGCAATCTGCGCCTGGTTGTGGGAACCTCTTTGTCCTTCAGAAAGGTGGTCGATCTTTTGAAGGCTGTCGCCCCGACAGACACGACGGTTCTCCTCCTCGGAGAAACCGGCACTGGCAAAGAAGTCCTGGCCCAGGCTCTTCACGATTTGAGCCTCCGCAGCCACACGCCCTTTATTCGCGTCAACTGTGCAGCCCTGCCATCAGGACTCATTGAAAGTGAGTTGTTTGGCCACGAGAGGGGCGCATTCACCGGCGCGCAGCTACGAAGAGCCGGGCGATTTGAACTGGCCCACACCGGCACCTTGTTCCTGGACGAGATCGGTGAAATGCCGTTGGAAACCCAAGCGAAGTTGCTCCGAGTGTTGCAAGACGGTATGGTCGATCGTATCGGAGGAACCCAACCCGTCGCAGTGGACGTTCGACTGGTCGCTGCCACCAACGCCGACCTCCAGGCCGCCGTTCGACAGGGGACGTTTCGCGCAGACCTGTTCTACCGCCTTCATATTTTCCCCATCGCCCTGCCGCCCTTACGGGAGCGGCGGGAAGACATTCACCTGCTTGCGCAGCATTTCCTGGCGCAGATCGGGGGCAAGCTCAAGCGGGCACATCTCGCCTTTGATCCACAATCGATGGCGCGGCTCCTCACCTACAACTGGCCCGGCAACGTGCGTGAGCTTCAAAATGTGATCGAACGCGCCGTTATTCTTTCCGGCTCCTCCCAAGTCACCGTAGACGAGATGTTGCTCCCGGTCGTGCAGGCCGTTCACAGCCCCTCCAGCAGCCAGCCAGTCAGCTTGGGGGATCTTGAGCGCCACCACATCATCGAGGTGCTGGAACGGACGAAATGGCGAATCTATGGCGAGCAGGGGGCCGCGCATCTGCTGGGACTCAACCCCGAAACGCTGCGGAGCCGCCTGAGAAAACTTGGGCTGCGACGGCCGGCTGGCATATCGCCGGAACCTACGGCTCTCCCCTAA